The following coding sequences lie in one Calditrichota bacterium genomic window:
- a CDS encoding HEAT repeat domain-containing protein — translation MRKLLTVALMALMLVGVGMAKDSKTSDNHQLIQFLKDDNIGIRSSAAQLLGERKVKEAVEPLIQMLKNAKNFRMRIVVAVALHKIGDQRALPVLKKVAVNDPNKTVRRVVSGLVNDFEKTRLTNL, via the coding sequence ATGAGGAAATTACTTACAGTGGCGTTGATGGCGTTGATGTTGGTCGGTGTCGGCATGGCGAAAGATTCGAAAACCAGTGACAATCATCAACTGATCCAATTTTTGAAAGACGACAATATCGGCATTCGCTCTTCGGCGGCGCAGTTGTTGGGTGAGCGAAAAGTCAAAGAAGCAGTAGAGCCGCTGATTCAAATGTTGAAAAATGCGAAAAATTTTCGCATGCGAATTGTCGTTGCAGTGGCGTTGCACAAAATCGGTGACCAGCGCGCGTTGCCGGTTCTGAAAAAAGTGGCCGTTAATGACCCGAACAAAACCGTCCGCCGCGTTGTGTCCGGTCTGGTGAATGATTTCGAAAAAACGCGTCTGACGAATTTATAG
- the rpsT gene encoding 30S ribosomal protein S20 produces MAHHKSAKKRIVLSKKQNRYNVSYKSMMKSTLKKVRATTDKEAIGKELQSAYSILDKLVSKGIIHKNKAANKKSKLAKYANSLS; encoded by the coding sequence ATGGCGCATCATAAATCAGCAAAGAAAAGGATCGTGTTAAGCAAAAAGCAAAACCGATATAATGTGAGCTACAAGTCAATGATGAAATCCACACTGAAAAAAGTGCGTGCAACAACTGACAAAGAAGCGATCGGAAAAGAGTTGCAATCAGCCTATTCAATTCTGGATAAACTGGTTTCCAAAGGGATTATTCACAAGAATAAAGCAGCGAACAAGAAATCGAAATTAGCGAAATACGCCAATTCATTGAGCTAA
- a CDS encoding DUF1343 domain-containing protein, whose protein sequence is MRKIQLIFVFLIVITVIIYLAEFQTQARPVTLGLDELMGEQFDLIKGKRVGVITNQTGVDSQNRHIADLLSETPEVELVALFGPEHGIRGDVEGGYQVENNKDTKTGVPIFSIYGKTKKPTPEMLAGLEALIFDIQDVGTRFYTFISTMSLCMEAAAEQGIPFIVLDRPNPIGGVFVEGPVLDPEFKSFVGIHPIALRHGMTVGELAKMFNGEGWLKDGVRADLHVVKMRNWRRDSYFSELNLKWIKPSPNMPSPMTALLYPGMGLLESCNVSEGRGTTRPFEKIGAPWIDHVRLKSLLDSAAVPGIEIDTVSFIPQDMPGAAMNPEYEDELCRGLFLHVTDPHRFPAVEFGLRTICAIKRLHPKEFHWNSPRSPLIMFGDRATVEAIDRGETPEKIMESWQEKLTGFLKIRKKYLIYD, encoded by the coding sequence ATGCGAAAAATACAGCTCATTTTTGTTTTTTTGATTGTGATTACTGTCATTATTTATTTAGCGGAATTTCAGACACAAGCGCGGCCTGTAACGCTGGGGTTGGACGAATTGATGGGTGAGCAATTTGATTTAATCAAAGGAAAACGCGTCGGCGTGATCACGAACCAGACCGGCGTTGACTCCCAGAATCGCCACATCGCTGACTTGCTCAGTGAAACGCCGGAGGTGGAATTAGTTGCATTATTCGGTCCGGAACATGGTATCCGCGGGGATGTCGAAGGCGGGTACCAGGTTGAAAATAATAAAGACACAAAAACAGGCGTGCCAATTTTCAGCATTTACGGCAAGACGAAAAAGCCCACGCCGGAAATGCTCGCCGGACTCGAGGCGCTGATTTTTGATATTCAGGATGTGGGGACGCGATTTTACACGTTCATTAGCACCATGTCGCTGTGCATGGAAGCCGCGGCGGAACAGGGAATTCCGTTCATCGTGCTGGACAGGCCCAATCCCATCGGCGGCGTTTTTGTCGAAGGTCCGGTGCTGGATCCGGAATTCAAATCTTTTGTGGGAATTCATCCCATTGCGCTGCGGCACGGCATGACCGTGGGCGAATTGGCGAAAATGTTCAACGGAGAGGGCTGGTTGAAAGACGGTGTGCGCGCTGACTTGCACGTCGTGAAAATGAGAAACTGGCGCCGCGACAGCTATTTTAGCGAGCTGAATTTGAAATGGATCAAGCCGTCGCCAAATATGCCGTCGCCGATGACGGCCTTGCTTTATCCGGGCATGGGATTGCTGGAGAGCTGCAATGTCTCCGAAGGCAGAGGGACAACTCGCCCGTTTGAGAAAATTGGTGCGCCCTGGATCGATCACGTCCGATTGAAATCGCTGCTGGACAGCGCGGCAGTGCCGGGGATTGAAATCGATACGGTGAGTTTCATTCCGCAAGACATGCCCGGCGCAGCGATGAATCCGGAGTATGAAGATGAACTTTGCCGCGGTCTTTTTTTGCATGTCACTGACCCGCATCGTTTCCCGGCGGTGGAGTTTGGTTTGCGCACTATTTGCGCGATCAAAAGATTGCACCCGAAAGAATTTCACTGGAATTCTCCCCGCAGTCCCCTGATCATGTTCGGCGACAGAGCGACAGTGGAGGCAATCGACAGGGGAGAGACGCCGGAAAAAATCATGGAAAGCTGGCAGGAAAAGTTAACCGGATTTTTGAAAATCAGGAAAAAATATCTCATTTATGACTAA
- a CDS encoding class I SAM-dependent methyltransferase, with protein MTNLRWRLKRWFILLRDSFPVNSILKRENKNFRTLLSATGAGPQRVLDLGVGTGNVLRQFSDSFQCFAIDFTFSMLKTTKKNFPAAHLAQADANILPFKSEIFALVTAVGLLEYIEDTIPLFNEVCRVLKKKGFFIFTFAPKNLWSCLRILLGHQIRMRKLEQINSLANICEFELVEVRHTIMQVQVLIKKQ; from the coding sequence ATGACTAATTTACGCTGGCGCTTAAAACGGTGGTTCATTCTTTTGCGAGACAGTTTTCCTGTCAATTCTATTTTGAAACGGGAGAATAAAAATTTCCGTACATTGCTGTCAGCGACGGGCGCCGGTCCCCAAAGGGTGCTCGATCTTGGCGTGGGCACTGGGAATGTGCTGCGACAATTTTCGGATTCGTTTCAATGTTTCGCCATCGATTTCACTTTTTCCATGCTCAAAACGACGAAGAAAAATTTTCCGGCGGCGCATCTGGCGCAGGCGGATGCCAATATTTTGCCTTTCAAATCCGAGATTTTTGCTTTGGTAACAGCCGTTGGGCTATTAGAATATATTGAGGACACCATTCCGCTGTTCAATGAAGTGTGTCGTGTGCTGAAAAAGAAGGGATTTTTCATTTTTACATTTGCTCCGAAGAATCTGTGGTCCTGTTTGCGCATTTTGTTGGGACACCAGATTCGCATGAGAAAGTTGGAACAGATAAATTCATTGGCAAATATTTGTGAGTTTGAGTTGGTGGAAGTCAGACATACAATAATGCAGGTTCAGGTTTTAATAAAAAAACAATAA
- the fusA gene encoding elongation factor G, producing the protein MELVGVLPLNKVRNIGIMAHIDAGKTTATERILYFTGKIHRLGEVHDGQATMDWMEQEKERGITITSAATTAKWRGHEINIIDTPGHVDFTAEVERSLRVLDGAIALFCAVSGVQPQSETVWRQSEKYGIPKIAFVNKMDRVGADYFTVIKEIEQILGANVIPITIPIGKEDQFKGIVDLVEMKAIYYDDSALNLTYQETDIPADMREDAERCRKVLIEKISEQDEALFELYLEGKEPAEEQIRSAIRKATLSMDVVPAMCGAAYKNKGVRRLLDAVVDFLPSPEDRPPIIGIAEKEGEEPPARKPSDDEPFSALVFKVMTDKHRGKMTYIRVYSGTAKAGSYVYNSTIGKRQRIGRIFQVHANKIESEEAIYAGEIGAIVGLADSSTGDTICQEDRPILLEAIEFPQPVVSVSVKPKSRQDRDKLSVGLVKLAQEDPTFLVKIDEETGETVISGMGELHLEILLDRLKREFNVDTEIGIPQVSYRETIYNRIQENTKFAKQSGGHGQFAHVVLDIEPLAEGKGFEFVNKIFGGAIPREYIPAVEKGIIDAMEEGPYAGYPVVNVRCTLVDGSFHPVDSSEMAFRTAGALCFRTGFAKAGPKLLEPVMEVDVTTPEEFLGAVTGSIVSKRGKIMSMDARNGTRIVKAHVPLAEMFGYTNELRNITSGRASASMHFDHYAVVPFSIAEEIVEKRRQEKASK; encoded by the coding sequence ATGGAGTTGGTAGGAGTTTTACCTTTAAATAAGGTGCGGAACATTGGCATTATGGCGCATATCGACGCCGGAAAAACGACAGCGACGGAGAGAATTCTGTATTTCACCGGGAAAATACATCGATTGGGCGAAGTCCACGATGGCCAAGCGACGATGGACTGGATGGAGCAAGAAAAAGAACGCGGAATCACCATCACGTCGGCGGCGACGACGGCGAAATGGCGCGGTCATGAAATAAATATTATTGACACACCGGGTCATGTGGACTTTACGGCTGAAGTGGAGCGGAGTTTGCGCGTCCTGGATGGCGCCATTGCACTTTTCTGCGCCGTAAGCGGCGTCCAGCCTCAATCGGAAACGGTGTGGCGCCAATCGGAAAAATATGGCATTCCCAAAATCGCTTTTGTCAATAAAATGGATCGCGTGGGTGCGGATTATTTCACGGTCATCAAAGAAATTGAGCAGATCTTGGGAGCAAATGTCATTCCTATTACCATTCCTATTGGCAAAGAGGATCAATTCAAAGGGATAGTGGACCTGGTGGAAATGAAGGCAATTTATTATGATGACTCGGCGTTAAATTTGACGTATCAAGAAACGGATATCCCCGCTGATATGCGCGAAGATGCGGAAAGATGTCGCAAAGTGCTGATTGAAAAAATTTCCGAGCAGGACGAGGCGTTGTTCGAGCTTTACCTGGAAGGCAAAGAACCGGCAGAAGAACAGATTCGTAGCGCCATTCGAAAAGCGACATTGAGTATGGATGTCGTTCCCGCTATGTGTGGCGCGGCTTACAAAAATAAAGGGGTGCGACGTCTGTTGGACGCGGTGGTGGATTTTTTGCCTTCTCCTGAGGACAGACCGCCAATCATCGGAATCGCTGAAAAAGAGGGCGAAGAGCCGCCGGCGCGCAAGCCTTCAGATGACGAACCATTTTCTGCACTGGTTTTTAAGGTGATGACTGATAAGCATCGCGGCAAAATGACCTACATCCGCGTTTATTCCGGAACGGCGAAAGCCGGGTCCTATGTTTACAACTCGACCATCGGCAAAAGACAGCGCATCGGTCGCATTTTTCAAGTGCATGCGAATAAAATAGAAAGCGAGGAAGCGATTTACGCCGGCGAGATCGGAGCAATTGTGGGATTGGCCGATTCTTCGACTGGCGATACTATTTGCCAGGAAGACCGTCCGATTTTGCTCGAAGCGATAGAATTTCCTCAGCCTGTTGTGTCTGTCTCCGTAAAGCCGAAAAGTCGTCAGGATCGGGACAAATTGTCGGTGGGGCTGGTGAAGTTAGCCCAGGAAGATCCCACTTTTTTAGTCAAGATAGACGAGGAAACCGGCGAGACAGTGATTTCCGGAATGGGCGAGCTGCATCTGGAAATTTTGCTCGACCGATTGAAAAGAGAATTCAACGTGGATACAGAAATAGGAATTCCTCAGGTATCCTATCGCGAAACGATTTACAACAGAATTCAGGAAAATACCAAGTTCGCCAAACAGAGCGGCGGCCACGGTCAGTTTGCGCATGTGGTTCTGGATATTGAGCCGTTGGCGGAAGGAAAGGGCTTTGAGTTTGTGAATAAAATTTTCGGTGGCGCTATTCCCAGGGAGTATATTCCGGCTGTGGAAAAAGGAATTATCGACGCCATGGAAGAAGGGCCTTACGCCGGATATCCGGTCGTTAATGTTCGCTGTACGCTCGTCGATGGTTCTTTTCATCCGGTGGATTCGTCTGAAATGGCATTTCGGACGGCAGGCGCCTTATGTTTCCGTACCGGTTTTGCTAAGGCCGGCCCGAAATTGCTGGAGCCGGTCATGGAAGTGGATGTGACGACGCCGGAGGAATTTTTGGGTGCCGTGACCGGGAGCATCGTTTCCAAACGCGGCAAAATAATGAGTATGGACGCAAGAAATGGCACGCGAATAGTGAAAGCGCACGTGCCGCTGGCGGAAATGTTTGGCTACACCAATGAGTTGAGAAATATCACTTCCGGCCGCGCAAGCGCGAGTATGCATTTTGATCATTACGCAGTCGTGCCTTTCTCGATTGCCGAGGAAATCGTTGAAAAACGGCGACAGGAAAAAGCCAGTAAATAA
- a CDS encoding tetratricopeptide repeat protein, whose translation MKAETPISTPRFLIADDASPQKRPRKSTPRTSLDRLIHNSEHFSEILQANPKLKSLRFDELDLLRDLREIVDREKKEFDRIKNPAEFRRMIRVMLLPKYLTPEFVKDAADKLLGQLLMSRKKADQDALMTALVFLQSHTDLELPVEDNPLWETIFNISLQDGLKFVDSLTVLTEGMNQLKISDPELLSRDPLVLQKTKQICQWHVFWRQLISRKGIMAFEGLISSILRGDFVIELYFDELVHLPYYLYALFKKDLNDPNFLTETIPDGDKEKLAKDLSDAILHCVEVDLPFVLPQLIKRLEKALKKQSDPKLIEQLKEAIQQLKSENDPVNNIFLIMLIAAKISMKKYWESQRDRFFFFTILKNPLDAKNYFDYGNILVRIRKSRNAEQLFRCAIEIDPESFWGYWGLGQFFLKKNKHKDAENYLSRALKTAQKQALQNPRKLHRELFLINEDLKKLKRLKIKKQVEVEPQIELF comes from the coding sequence ATGAAAGCCGAAACTCCCATTTCGACTCCTCGTTTTCTGATTGCGGACGACGCTTCTCCGCAGAAAAGGCCGAGAAAATCCACTCCCAGAACAAGTCTGGATCGGCTGATTCACAACTCGGAACATTTCTCGGAAATTTTGCAAGCGAACCCCAAACTGAAATCTCTGCGCTTCGATGAACTGGATTTGCTGCGCGATTTGCGGGAGATTGTCGATCGGGAGAAAAAAGAATTTGACCGCATCAAAAATCCAGCCGAATTCCGCCGCATGATCCGCGTCATGCTGTTGCCAAAATATCTCACTCCCGAATTTGTCAAAGACGCCGCGGACAAGCTGCTGGGGCAACTGCTCATGAGCAGGAAAAAAGCGGATCAAGACGCGCTAATGACGGCGCTGGTTTTCTTGCAGTCGCACACGGACCTGGAACTGCCTGTTGAAGACAATCCGCTTTGGGAGACAATTTTCAACATTTCGCTGCAAGATGGCTTGAAATTCGTCGATTCGCTGACTGTGCTCACCGAAGGCATGAATCAGCTCAAAATCAGCGACCCGGAACTACTGTCACGCGATCCGTTAGTACTGCAAAAAACGAAACAAATTTGCCAGTGGCACGTTTTCTGGCGGCAGCTCATTTCGCGGAAAGGAATCATGGCTTTCGAGGGACTGATTTCTTCTATTCTGCGCGGTGATTTCGTCATTGAGTTGTATTTTGATGAATTGGTGCATCTGCCTTATTATTTGTACGCGTTGTTCAAAAAAGATTTGAATGATCCGAATTTTTTGACCGAGACCATCCCGGACGGCGATAAAGAAAAATTGGCAAAAGATTTGAGCGATGCCATTTTGCACTGCGTGGAAGTTGACCTGCCATTCGTTTTGCCGCAGTTGATCAAACGGCTGGAAAAAGCGCTGAAAAAACAGAGTGACCCCAAATTGATCGAGCAATTGAAAGAGGCGATTCAGCAACTGAAATCAGAAAATGATCCGGTGAACAATATTTTCCTCATTATGCTCATCGCCGCCAAAATCAGCATGAAAAAATATTGGGAGAGTCAGCGCGATCGGTTTTTCTTTTTTACTATTTTGAAAAATCCACTCGATGCCAAAAATTATTTTGATTACGGCAACATTCTTGTCCGCATACGCAAATCGAGAAATGCGGAACAACTCTTCCGCTGCGCCATTGAAATCGATCCGGAATCTTTCTGGGGTTACTGGGGACTGGGGCAATTTTTTCTCAAAAAAAATAAGCACAAAGATGCTGAAAATTATTTATCCCGGGCGTTAAAAACCGCTCAAAAGCAAGCGCTTCAAAATCCGCGAAAATTGCACCGCGAGCTTTTTCTCATCAACGAGGACCTTAAAAAACTCAAACGCCTGAAGATAAAAAAACAGGTAGAAGTGGAACCGCAGATTGAGTTGTTTTGA